The following proteins are co-located in the Pyrobaculum calidifontis JCM 11548 genome:
- the hisF gene encoding imidazole glycerol phosphate synthase subunit HisF has protein sequence MPAVRVIPCLDMDGKAGVVVKGVNFLGVREVGDPVELAVRYEEEGADELVVLDITATPEGRGTFVEAVRRVATSVSIPVAVGGGVRGLKDADALFKAGADKVSVNTAAVKSPGLVEELAREYGSQSVVVAIDAKRVGGGFEVFINGGRTPTGLDAVAWARRVEELGAGEILLTSIDRDGTKLGYDVELIRAVASAVRVPVIASGGAGELEHFYEAVKAGADAVLAASLFHFRKLTVGDVKRYLRERGVEVRL, from the coding sequence ATGCCTGCTGTGCGGGTGATACCTTGCTTGGACATGGATGGAAAGGCTGGCGTAGTGGTGAAGGGGGTCAACTTCCTCGGGGTAAGGGAGGTGGGGGATCCCGTGGAGCTGGCGGTGAGGTATGAGGAGGAGGGGGCCGACGAGCTTGTGGTACTCGACATCACAGCCACGCCGGAGGGGCGGGGGACCTTTGTGGAGGCTGTTAGGAGGGTGGCCACCTCGGTGTCTATACCGGTGGCCGTGGGGGGCGGCGTCAGGGGGCTTAAGGACGCAGACGCTCTTTTCAAGGCGGGGGCGGACAAGGTCTCTGTAAACACTGCGGCGGTTAAGAGCCCTGGCCTTGTGGAAGAGCTGGCTAGGGAGTACGGCTCTCAGTCCGTGGTGGTGGCCATTGACGCAAAGCGGGTGGGCGGGGGCTTTGAGGTGTTTATAAACGGGGGAAGGACGCCCACTGGCCTAGACGCAGTTGCGTGGGCTAGGAGGGTGGAGGAGCTGGGGGCTGGGGAGATCCTCCTCACGTCCATCGACCGCGACGGCACTAAGCTGGGCTATGACGTGGAGCTCATACGCGCCGTGGCCTCGGCCGTCCGTGTCCCCGTAATAGCCTCGGGAGGGGCGGGGGAGCTGGAGCACTTCTACGAGGCGGTCAAGGCTGGGGCCGACGCGGTGTTGGCGGCCAGCCTCTTCCACTTTAGAAAGCTCACCGTGGGGGACGTCAAGCGCTATTTGAGGGAGCGGGGCGTGGAGGTGCGGCTATGA